The following are from one region of the Halodesulfurarchaeum sp. HSR-GB genome:
- the rdfA gene encoding rod-determining factor RdfA produces the protein MRKLKLQRLKEEYDLEGLDDELKHQYENQNKALRDLAAYVNIEIARQFFQDKPFSPEHVYRVLNEPDEFSKRTETELRKRLSEEGIDIDELRKDWVEHMTVRSYLNRVLNIDTSRQRQSRTHNEVLTDIRGVLNQEESIIAEILETVDDFDGEKWDIHTDLRLINDKTGESIRVEDYFRELDSS, from the coding sequence ATGAGAAAACTCAAGCTCCAGCGACTGAAAGAGGAGTACGATCTTGAGGGGCTTGATGACGAACTCAAACACCAATATGAAAACCAAAATAAGGCGCTTCGGGATCTAGCGGCGTACGTGAACATAGAGATAGCCCGCCAGTTCTTTCAGGACAAACCATTTTCACCCGAACATGTATATCGAGTCCTTAACGAACCCGATGAATTTTCCAAACGAACCGAGACTGAACTCAGGAAACGATTAAGCGAGGAAGGCATCGACATTGACGAATTACGGAAAGACTGGGTCGAACACATGACTGTTCGATCGTATTTGAATCGAGTCCTCAATATAGACACCTCCCGACAGCGGCAATCACGGACCCATAACGAAGTGCTCACTGACATCCGCGGAGTTCTAAACCAGGAGGAGTCGATAATTGCGGAGATTCTCGAGACCGTCGATGATTTTGATGGAGAGAAATGGGATATCCATACGGATCTCCGTTTGATAAACGACAAAACTGGAGAATCCATACGGGTTGAGGATTACTTTCGCGAATTGGATTCATCGTGA
- a CDS encoding archaea-specific SMC-related protein has translation MGNSTHGSIQIEIENLGGINSLTTAIPPGINILSGKNATNRTSFLRSVAAALGADQSAGTLKTDSNVGYVSLSFDGETMRRDYERTNGSVIRTGDPLTDKSELVDNYVSLFSTNPARTAIRSGGTGLRDILMSGVDTAEIKSEIQSLKQRRASLQSQLDEIERAQAQLPAKESRQQSLKSELHEIEQTIEEVEQNIEEYKATADEIDAAEEVLNALEDRREDLRRVENRIEATEQNLSQLKQERQTIEAELDEISVSDKRRSELQTKREALDSEISELQSTVTDLSDIISHNRSVLEDDEVVHSFETDETVVSQIDPSGSTVECWTCGSEVERSTIESRMETLEDIRKQTHQQLQNRRQEFESVKSELSSIKENERERYQLEDELRDTKSAIDAETESLADLNARATNLREEVEGLQEQVANTEELRESELPDAYQRLNQLQHDRGQKEAQLEQVEETIEELEATIANKDEVAGQLRQVKRDLDETRGQIKQIEQNLVDQFNGQMEDLIDILGYENISRVWLERIVENGPEAAEFAIHVVREAEDGSVYEDSLSTLSESEREIIGIMISVSGYFVHGLDEEIPLMLFDSVEAIDATRLEALLEYISEYAPYLIVALLPEEADAIEKRTITAPSFEAQS, from the coding sequence ATGGGTAATTCAACTCATGGCTCTATCCAAATCGAAATAGAAAATCTCGGTGGAATAAATTCACTAACCACCGCAATTCCTCCCGGAATCAATATTTTGTCGGGGAAAAACGCAACAAATCGGACGTCGTTTCTCCGTTCGGTAGCTGCCGCATTGGGTGCTGATCAATCAGCAGGCACTCTTAAGACGGATTCTAATGTGGGATATGTATCGCTGTCGTTTGATGGCGAAACTATGAGACGCGACTATGAACGAACCAATGGGTCTGTGATTCGAACGGGTGATCCACTTACTGACAAATCAGAATTGGTCGATAACTACGTGTCGTTGTTCTCGACAAACCCCGCTCGGACTGCTATTCGAAGCGGAGGCACCGGATTGAGAGATATTTTGATGAGCGGGGTGGATACTGCTGAAATCAAATCAGAAATACAGTCTCTCAAACAGCGCCGCGCTTCGTTACAATCTCAGCTTGATGAAATTGAACGTGCACAGGCCCAATTACCCGCTAAAGAAAGCCGTCAACAGAGCCTCAAGTCTGAGTTACATGAAATAGAGCAAACGATCGAGGAGGTTGAACAAAATATTGAGGAGTACAAAGCGACAGCCGATGAGATTGATGCGGCTGAAGAAGTTCTCAATGCGCTTGAAGATCGTCGTGAAGATTTGCGGCGTGTTGAAAATCGAATCGAGGCCACGGAACAAAACTTGTCCCAACTGAAACAAGAGCGGCAAACGATCGAGGCGGAACTCGACGAAATTTCTGTCTCCGACAAACGGCGTTCCGAATTACAAACCAAGCGAGAAGCCTTAGATTCTGAAATCAGCGAATTGCAGAGCACGGTAACTGATCTGAGCGACATTATATCGCACAATCGATCAGTGCTCGAGGATGATGAGGTCGTTCATTCGTTTGAAACGGACGAGACGGTGGTAAGCCAGATTGACCCGAGTGGATCGACGGTTGAGTGTTGGACCTGTGGCAGTGAAGTTGAACGCTCGACGATCGAATCTCGAATGGAAACGTTGGAAGACATTCGAAAACAGACACATCAGCAATTACAGAACCGCAGGCAGGAATTCGAGTCGGTAAAGTCGGAGCTATCATCGATCAAAGAAAATGAGAGGGAGCGTTATCAGCTTGAGGACGAGCTCCGGGACACCAAATCCGCTATTGACGCTGAAACGGAATCACTAGCCGATCTCAATGCCCGTGCTACAAACCTCCGGGAGGAGGTTGAAGGCCTGCAGGAGCAAGTAGCAAACACGGAAGAACTTCGGGAAAGTGAACTTCCCGATGCATACCAGCGGCTAAACCAATTACAGCACGACAGGGGACAGAAAGAGGCACAGCTAGAGCAAGTCGAAGAAACAATCGAGGAGCTCGAGGCGACGATTGCGAACAAGGATGAAGTAGCCGGGCAATTGCGCCAGGTGAAACGCGATCTAGACGAGACAAGAGGTCAGATCAAACAAATCGAACAAAACCTTGTGGATCAGTTCAATGGGCAAATGGAAGATCTGATTGACATTCTAGGGTACGAGAATATATCGCGTGTCTGGCTGGAGCGTATCGTGGAGAACGGGCCAGAAGCGGCTGAATTCGCGATTCATGTGGTTCGTGAAGCTGAAGATGGATCCGTATATGAGGACTCACTTTCGACACTCTCCGAGTCCGAACGGGAAATTATTGGAATCATGATTTCGGTCTCGGGATATTTTGTCCATGGGCTCGATGAAGAGATCCCATTGATGCTATTTGACTCTGTAGAGGCGATTGACGCAACCCGATTAGAAGCACTGTTGGAATACATCAGTGAGTATGCGCCCTACCTTATTGTGGCTCTTCTTCCAGAAGAGGCAGATGCGATCGAGAAACGGACGATCACCGCCCCTTCCTTTGAAGCTCAGTCATGA
- a CDS encoding DUF1059 domain-containing protein — MSQQVECIVDGCHGICEGETEEEVLSEVEAHVQEAHPDLTLDEETVSAVKAEIETV; from the coding sequence ATGTCACAACAGGTCGAGTGCATCGTCGACGGCTGTCACGGTATCTGTGAAGGCGAAACGGAGGAGGAAGTACTGAGCGAGGTCGAGGCCCACGTGCAGGAGGCCCATCCCGACCTCACACTCGACGAGGAGACGGTCAGTGCCGTCAAAGCCGAGATCGAGACGGTCTAG
- a CDS encoding alpha/beta fold hydrolase, with amino-acid sequence MRRDRVDWERLGVWMFGLLVVAAALLIGFAGTPYTAPSGAVEATAANPAIDVTSFQGGYAITPAETAPEAALVFYPGARVDPSAYVPVMGPVVAESDVAVFVPRPRLNLAVFDPNMAESVRAATPQIEQWYVGGHSLGGAMACRVAASNPERVEGLVLFGSYCDRSIADTGLSVLSVGGTRDTVLGTDRAALRPENLPENATIYRIGGLNHTQFGSYAGQPGDSPATISRETAHERLQSALVEYFAARR; translated from the coding sequence ATGCGCCGCGACCGCGTGGACTGGGAACGCCTCGGCGTCTGGATGTTCGGCCTGTTGGTCGTTGCCGCTGCGCTTCTGATTGGCTTCGCCGGAACGCCGTACACGGCCCCGTCGGGAGCCGTCGAGGCGACAGCCGCCAACCCGGCGATCGACGTGACATCGTTCCAGGGTGGCTACGCGATCACTCCTGCCGAAACCGCACCCGAGGCTGCGCTCGTCTTCTACCCTGGTGCCCGCGTGGATCCGAGTGCCTACGTGCCGGTCATGGGCCCGGTCGTCGCCGAGAGTGACGTCGCCGTGTTCGTTCCTCGGCCGCGATTGAACCTGGCGGTCTTCGACCCGAACATGGCGGAGTCCGTCCGGGCAGCCACCCCCCAGATCGAGCAGTGGTACGTCGGCGGCCACTCGCTGGGTGGCGCGATGGCCTGTCGTGTCGCTGCGTCGAACCCGGAGCGGGTCGAGGGCTTGGTTCTCTTCGGTTCGTACTGTGACCGCTCGATCGCGGACACGGGGCTCTCGGTGCTTTCGGTCGGCGGGACTCGGGATACGGTGCTTGGGACTGATAGAGCGGCGCTTCGCCCGGAGAATCTCCCGGAAAACGCCACGATCTATCGGATCGGGGGACTCAATCACACGCAGTTCGGCAGCTACGCGGGCCAACCGGGGGACAGTCCGGCGACGATCTCACGAGAAACTGCACACGAACGTCTCCAGTCGGCCCTTGTCGAATACTTCGCGGCGAGGCGCTAG
- a CDS encoding calcium-binding protein — protein sequence MNPPRAIVLLLALAIALSGGAGAVDAGVLDTTVTGPAAATTVDGTQYVWADETLEITATVATPVFEDARDYRHYAVRVTETQDEHIGPGDEALASQSIVLREVDEQTLSLTLPDDALDKPGPDSVVVGFYDANGALIDSSEVAVTVLRKTSDRDGDGLQNSQEIDGPTDFRDPDTDDDGLEDGPEVTKFGTDPTRKDTDGDGIDDARELQVGSDPTDVDTDGDGLDDRREIEDLPTDPTLADTDGDGLDDRRELDLGTDPTEPDTDGDGLKDAQELELGTDPTDPDTDEDGLPDGWELERFGTDPLTADSDGDGVTDGQAAGHPPAASGESGDGQPAASNWSFPDSLESGWVVPVTGLVGAIAIRRVFEWATFR from the coding sequence ATGAACCCCCCGCGTGCCATCGTCCTGCTGCTCGCACTCGCGATTGCGCTGAGCGGTGGCGCGGGCGCGGTCGACGCTGGAGTGCTCGACACGACAGTCACTGGTCCGGCCGCGGCCACGACTGTCGACGGAACCCAGTACGTCTGGGCCGACGAAACCCTCGAAATCACGGCCACCGTCGCGACCCCTGTCTTCGAGGACGCACGGGACTATCGACACTACGCCGTTCGAGTAACCGAAACCCAGGACGAGCACATCGGCCCCGGTGACGAGGCACTGGCCAGCCAGTCGATCGTCCTCCGCGAGGTCGACGAGCAGACCCTCTCGCTCACCCTCCCCGACGACGCGCTCGACAAGCCGGGCCCCGACTCGGTCGTCGTGGGCTTTTACGACGCGAACGGGGCGCTAATCGATAGCAGCGAAGTCGCGGTCACGGTGCTGCGAAAGACGAGTGACCGGGACGGAGACGGGCTGCAGAACAGCCAGGAGATCGACGGCCCCACTGACTTCCGCGATCCCGACACTGACGACGACGGCCTCGAAGACGGACCCGAGGTGACCAAATTTGGCACCGATCCCACCCGGAAAGACACTGACGGGGACGGGATCGACGACGCCCGCGAACTCCAAGTGGGTAGCGATCCGACCGACGTAGATACGGACGGCGACGGGTTGGACGACCGCCGGGAGATCGAGGATCTGCCGACGGACCCCACACTGGCTGACACGGACGGCGACGGACTCGACGATCGCCGCGAACTCGATCTGGGCACCGACCCGACCGAGCCTGACACGGACGGCGATGGGCTGAAAGACGCCCAGGAACTCGAACTCGGGACCGACCCGACCGATCCGGACACGGACGAGGACGGGCTCCCCGACGGCTGGGAACTGGAACGGTTCGGAACCGATCCACTCACTGCGGACTCCGACGGCGATGGGGTAACAGACGGCCAGGCGGCGGGCCACCCACCGGCAGCGTCCGGTGAGAGCGGTGACGGGCAACCGGCCGCGTCGAACTGGAGCTTTCCTGATTCCCTGGAGAGTGGCTGGGTCGTCCCCGTCACCGGACTCGTCGGAGCGATCGCGATCCGACGAGTCTTCGAGTGGGCCACGTTCCGGTAG
- a CDS encoding SDR family oxidoreductase yields the protein MSEFTAVLTGASRGIGAAVAEAFAGAGGQLILGAREKSAVEDVADGLDAEAVAVDVRDEDSVSNLLAVAADRLGEIDVLVPSAGVYHGPSGATPLPAESYERYDDHMATNARGVFATIREAVPHLAADARVLVPSGKPARVATPGTGSYAVSKAAAEAIARGFAADLDQVVGIVDPGQVQTELTGKDFGRLPADVAPMYVWAAREAPAETIDGQVVGIKAWLRATRGEKE from the coding sequence ATGAGCGAATTCACCGCGGTACTCACGGGTGCAAGTCGGGGCATCGGTGCCGCCGTCGCCGAAGCGTTCGCGGGGGCTGGCGGCCAGCTAATTCTCGGGGCTCGCGAGAAATCGGCCGTCGAGGACGTCGCCGACGGGCTCGATGCCGAGGCCGTCGCAGTCGACGTGCGCGACGAGGATTCGGTCAGCAACCTGCTGGCAGTCGCCGCCGACAGGCTGGGCGAAATCGACGTGCTCGTCCCGAGTGCGGGGGTCTATCACGGGCCGTCGGGGGCGACCCCGCTCCCGGCCGAGTCCTACGAACGGTACGACGACCACATGGCGACGAACGCCAGAGGCGTGTTCGCCACGATTCGCGAGGCCGTTCCCCACCTGGCCGCGGACGCGCGGGTGCTCGTTCCATCGGGAAAACCTGCCCGGGTGGCGACTCCGGGAACCGGCTCGTACGCCGTCTCGAAGGCCGCCGCGGAGGCCATCGCGCGGGGGTTCGCCGCGGATCTCGATCAAGTAGTCGGAATCGTCGATCCGGGACAGGTGCAGACCGAGCTCACGGGCAAGGACTTCGGGCGGCTGCCCGCGGACGTGGCCCCGATGTACGTCTGGGCGGCGCGTGAGGCACCCGCCGAGACCATCGACGGGCAGGTCGTCGGCATCAAGGCGTGGCTGCGGGCGACCCGGGGCGAGAAGGAGTGA